The following nucleotide sequence is from Thermanaerothrix sp..
TGGGACAGAACCTCCTCAAACACCTCCTCCGGGGAAGCCCAGGCGGTCTTGGGGGCCTCTATGGCCTTGAGCTCCACCTTGCCGCCCCGCTCAACCAGGTAGTGGAAGAACTTCATGGCGTGGCCCCGCTCCTCCTCCGCCTGCTTGTGCATCCAGTGGGCAAAGCCCTTCAGGTTCTCCCCCTCGAAGTGGGCCGCCATGGAAAGGTACAGGTACGAGGAGTAAAGCTCCGCCTGAATCTGGGAGTTTATGGCATCCTTCATCTTGTCGGATATCATCGAACGTCCCTCCTTGAAAAGATTTTAGTTTAGGTCCTTTTTACTCCCCCTTTGGGGATAAGTCAAGGGACCTTTTTGATTCTCCACCACCCCAAAGGCTTTTTCAAGTGTTCAACGGGCAGCCCC
It contains:
- a CDS encoding ferritin, yielding MISDKMKDAINSQIQAELYSSYLYLSMAAHFEGENLKGFAHWMHKQAEEERGHAMKFFHYLVERGGKVELKAIEAPKTAWASPEEVFEEVLSHERKVTSLINGLYELALQEKDYPSQIMLQWFINEQVEEEASAEEVLARIRMLKGSVHGILLLDRELAQR